AAGTCTTTGTTGATTTCGCCATATCGTCTTCATCCTTTCTCTTATAATCAAATCTTGCTCTGCTAAGATTTGGCACACGATTCTGGTCAGCTCTGTTGACATAATTCCAATCAGAATCGTGGTGCATCCTTGCGGAGCATTATCTTGTCGATGTTTTTCCGACAAGATAAACATTAGTTCCCGGTTGCATATCAGGAGAAGCACATGGTATAATCCTCTTGCGTGTAGGTATATCATGGCTTCGGTCTGATAGAACCTTTGGCGGTTTCGTAGGAAGCCGCCTTTTTAAGTTGCCACATTTCTTGTGACAGTTTTTACATTTCCTTTATCCCTCAGATCTCGCCCCTCGTTGGCTTCCATGAACTTTTCCAGAATGTCAGTTTTAATAAGGACTTTTCTTCCGACTTTTAATACCGGAAGTTTCTTCCATTCAACCAGCTTTCTCAAAGTGTTTCTGCCAATTCCTGTATAGTCGGCTGCTTCCTCGATGGATAATGCAATCTTTCTTTCCGTCATCTTGTCACCTCCTTATGAATTGCATTATGCAATTTCTGTTGTGCTGTTAGTATAGCGGTTTTATATTGTGTTGTCAAGCGTTATGAAATTTTAAAAATAATTATTATATTGCATATTGCAATTATGTGAGGTACATGCTATAATTCATACATACCGAAAAAGGAGGCAATCAGCATGAAAGATAAAGAACTACGCAAGCTGATAGGCAGCAGGGCAAAACAGCGTCGTCTGGAATTAAATCTGACACAGCCTTATGTTGCAGAGAAGATGGGAGTTACCGCTTCCACAATCCTGCGTTATGAGAATGGTTCGATTGACAATACCAAAAAGATGGTGCTGGAAGGTCTTTCGGAAGCACTTCATGTATCTATTGAATGGCTCAGAGGGGAAACCGATGAATACGAAACCGATATTACGGATAAGAAAGAATTACAGATTCGTGATGCAATGGGCGATATTCTCAAACAGTTACCTCTCGACCTTAGTAAAAAGGAAGATGCTTTTTCCAAAGATTTACTGCTGTTGATGTTAAAGCAATATAACCTGTTTCTGGAATCATTCCAGTTTGCCTGCAAGAATTACAAGGGCAACACGAATGAAGCTGATATTGCAAAAGTAATGGGGTTTGAATCGAATGATGAATATAACGAGATTATGTTTCTCCGGGAGATCACCCACACTGTTAATGCCTTTAACGACATGGCAGATATCGTAAGGCTTTATTCCAAGAAACCGGAAATGGCAGAACAAAGGCTTGAAAATCTTTTATCAGAAGTTTTGTATGAGGATTCCGATTCGGTATAGAACGACAACCGGAGTTATGATATACTTACACGCAAGAAGCATTTCATCAGTTCCGATTGTCTGATATCGAAAGGAGACACACGATTATGGCAAAAGGATCTGTAAGAAAAAAAGGAAAGAAATGGTACTACCGCTTCTATGTAGAAGATGCAAGCGGCAATCTGGTTCAGAAAGAATACGCTGGAACAGAAAGTAAAAGTGAAACGGAAAAACTGCTCCGTCAGGCAATGGATGATTACGAAAGCAAGAAATTTGTCGCAAAGACAGATAATCTTACTGTAGGAGAACTTCTTGATATGTGGGCGGAAGAAGAACTGAAAGTCGGAACACTCAGCAATGGTACAGTGGAAAATTATCTTGGTGCAATCCGTTGTATCAAGAAACATCCGATTGCAGAACGCAAATTAAAAACCGTTACTGCTGAACATTTACAGGCATTTCTCGATCTGCTTACATTCGGTGGGGAATTTCCAGATGGAAAAGTGAGAAAAGGATACAGTAAAGATTACATCCATTCCTTTTCAGCAGTATTACAACAGGCTTTCCGGTTTGCAGTATTTCCAAAACAGTTGATTACTTTTAATCCTATGCAGTATATTAAGCTGAAAAAACAGGCAGAGGATGTGGATTTATTCTCAGATGATGAGGTAGAAGAAGGCATACAGCCTATTTCCCATGAAGATTATGAGAGACTGATAGAATACCTCAAAGTAAAGAATCCACCTGCAATCCTGCCAATCCAGATCGCATACTATGCGGGACTTCGTATCGGTGAAGTTTGCGGATTGACATGGCAGGACATCAATCTTGAAGAACAATGCCTGACCATTAAAAGAAGTATCCGCTATGATGGCACAAAACATAAAAACATCATCGGACCGACCAAGCGAAAGAAAGTAAGGATTGTTGATTTTGGCGATACTCTGACTGAAATACTGAAAACCGCCAGAAAAAAACAGCTTAAAAGCCGGATGCAGTATGGTGAACTTTACCACCGCAATTTCTACAAGGAAGCACAGGACAAAAACAGAGTGTATTATGAATATTATCATCTGGACGGAACCGAAGAAATCCCGGTAGATTACAAGGAAATCTCCTTTGTCTGCCTGAGACCGGACGGATGTCTGGAACTGCCAAGCACACTCAGCATTGCCTGCCGATCAGTTGCAAAAAGGCTGGACGGATTTGAGAATTTCCATTTCCACCAGTTGCGACACACCTACACAAGCAACCTCCTCTCAAACGGAGCTGCCCCAAAAG
Above is a window of Anaerotignum faecicola DNA encoding:
- a CDS encoding helix-turn-helix domain-containing protein; translation: MTERKIALSIEEAADYTGIGRNTLRKLVEWKKLPVLKVGRKVLIKTDILEKFMEANEGRDLRDKGNVKTVTRNVAT
- a CDS encoding helix-turn-helix domain-containing protein, whose product is MKDKELRKLIGSRAKQRRLELNLTQPYVAEKMGVTASTILRYENGSIDNTKKMVLEGLSEALHVSIEWLRGETDEYETDITDKKELQIRDAMGDILKQLPLDLSKKEDAFSKDLLLLMLKQYNLFLESFQFACKNYKGNTNEADIAKVMGFESNDEYNEIMFLREITHTVNAFNDMADIVRLYSKKPEMAEQRLENLLSEVLYEDSDSV
- a CDS encoding site-specific integrase, producing MAKGSVRKKGKKWYYRFYVEDASGNLVQKEYAGTESKSETEKLLRQAMDDYESKKFVAKTDNLTVGELLDMWAEEELKVGTLSNGTVENYLGAIRCIKKHPIAERKLKTVTAEHLQAFLDLLTFGGEFPDGKVRKGYSKDYIHSFSAVLQQAFRFAVFPKQLITFNPMQYIKLKKQAEDVDLFSDDEVEEGIQPISHEDYERLIEYLKVKNPPAILPIQIAYYAGLRIGEVCGLTWQDINLEEQCLTIKRSIRYDGTKHKNIIGPTKRKKVRIVDFGDTLTEILKTARKKQLKSRMQYGELYHRNFYKEAQDKNRVYYEYYHLDGTEEIPVDYKEISFVCLRPDGCLELPSTLSIACRSVAKRLDGFENFHFHQLRHTYTSNLLSNGAAPKDVQELLGHSDVSTTMNVYAHSTRKAKRNSARLLDKVAGND